The Cylindrospermum stagnale PCC 7417 genome segment AAATTGACTGGCCTTGGACAGCAGAAACTCAGCAACTACCCGAAAAAATGCCAGATGGGTCAGAATGGCCCAAGATTACCATAGTCACACCAAATTACAACTATGGTCATTTTCTTGAAGAAACTATCCGCTCAGTATTACTTCAGGGCTATCCCAATTTAGAATATATTATCATTGATGGCGGGAGTACTGATAATTCAGTTGAAATTATTAAAAAGTATGAGCCTTGGCTGACACATTGGGTGAGTGAAAAAGACAAAGGGCAAGCAAGCGCAATTAATAAAGGCATCGAATTAGCAACAGGTAAGTGGTTCAATTGGCTAAATAGTGATGACATTTTACTGCAAAATTCTTTAAAAACACTTGCAGAGATATCTAAACTCGTTGACAATCCTCAATGGATTAGTGGCATGAGAATTGAAATTAATGAGTCAGGTTCATTTGGAGAAATATGTGCCGCTTGGAGATATGATCCAAGTGTAATAGGTCTAGGAATTGTTGACTTTCCACAAGATGCTACTTTTGTTAATTTAGAATTTCTCAAAAAAATGAATATTAGATTATCTGAGAATTATCAGAATGTATTTGATACAGTTTTTCATTTTCAGTTAATGCAATATCAAAAGCCTCTATTAACTACTGCTATTTTTTCAGCTATGCGTTGGCACAAAATGCAAAAAACAGCTAATAGTGCCAATATTCACTCAGAATCAGCAGTAATACATGGTTATATTGAAAAACTACCTTTAAGTCATCGTTTTATTCATCGATTACTGAGAACCAGATTATCTAAATTCTTTAGCGCCATATTATTATTAGCTGTATTTTATGGTGCATTACCATTCTCACGAGATTGGACTGCTGCTCTATTTGATCGAATATCAGGTAATTTTAAATTAGTTCCAGCTCGCTCTTGTTTGCTTTTCCGTTAATGTTTTTGACTCAAAGATTAATAATATATTATATTCACTCATCCTTAATCAAATTAAGTTTAGGATTCTCTAAATGCCCTTAGTTTCGGTAATCATCCCCTGCTACAATGCAGCAAAATTTTTATCAGCTACCCTAGAAAGTGTCTTTAATCAAACCCTAAAAAATTATGAAATTATACTAATTGATGACGGTTCAACTGACAACACCGCAACTTTGATTCGCTCTTTTGGAGCAAGTATCAGAGCAGAGTTCACTTCTAATCAAGGTGCTAGTGCGGCACGTAACCGAGGGACAAACCTGGCTCAAGGTCAGTTCATTCAGTATTTAGATGCAGATGACCTGTTGCGGGTAGATGCATTAGAAAAACGAGTAAATGCTCTTGTTAAAAGTGGTGCAGATGTAGCCTATTCAGATTGGCAACGACTAGAAGAAGGGGAAGATGACAACTTTGAACTAGGGGAAGTTGTAGCCAGGCGGATTGAAGATATTAATCCTAACCCAGAGATTGCCCTGTTTACAGATTTTTGGGCACCACCTGCTGCTTTACTTTACCACCGCCGGATTGTTGAGGCAATTGGAGCTTGGAATGAATCTCTGCCGATCATTCAGGACGCTCGCTTTTTTTTAGATGCGGCTTTAGTGGGAGGTAAGTTTGTTTATGTACCTGGTGTGCAAGCAGATTATCGAATTCAAAAAACTACTAATAGCTTATCTCGCCGTAACCCTGCTAGCTTTGTTCAGGATTGCTTTCTGAATGCTTGCCAAGTAGAGGAGATATGGAAAGCTAATGGCGGTATAACTCCAGAGCGTTGCGTTGCACTAGAAAAAGTTTACGGACAATTAGCACGATTTTACTTTGAACATGACCGCTTAAGGTTCTACGAAGTGCTTTCTAAAATTCATAAACTGAATCCCAATTATCTTCCTTCCAGTCCAAAAAGTTTGCGACAGTTGTCAAAATGGCTAGGATATGAACAGGCAGAGGCAATCGCCTTGGCTTACCGACAAACTAAAAAAAAATTAGCAAGATGAACTACCAGTCTGTCCGATTTAGGGAATTTTATATGCCTAATTAATTATTTAATGTCATTTTATTTGTAAGATTATGACAAAATTGTCTCAGAAAATACGTAGTTCACAGCCCAACCCAGAAGTTTCTCATCACTTCAACCTAAAGTGAAAGTTATCCAAGTCCCTTTCTGTTTCTATCCCGATCCTGTAGGTGGTACTGAGGTCTACGTTGAAGCTCTGTCGCGCTACTTGCAGCAACAGGGAGTGGAGGTTCTGGTTGCCGCTCCAGGGTTCGTCAGTGAGTCCTACCTACATCATCAGCTGAGAGTACACCGCTTTGCAGTATCGCCAAGAGTCCAAAATATCCGAGAAATCTATGGCGAAGGCGATCGCCTTGCTGCCTCAGAATTCAGCCGCATTCTCGAAGTAGAAAAACCTGATTTAGTGCATCTTCATGCCTTCACAAGTAGCGTTTCTCTGCGGTTAGTTCAAGCTGCTAAACAACGGCAAATCCCCGTTGTCTTTACCTACCATACTCCCACTGTGAGCTGCCAACGGGGAACGCTGATGCAATGGGGTACTGAAATCTGTGATGGTAAGGTGGATTTACAAAAGTGCAGCCAGTGTACTTTACAAGGGTTGGGACTGAATCAAACCATCGCTAAGGCGATCGGCAGTTTCCCGCCCCAAATAGGATATTTGCTAGGCAGCTTGAATTTACAGGGAGGCGTTTGGACAGCTTTGCGAATGACAGAATTAGTTAATCTTCGCCATGCAAATCTAAATTCTCTACTGTCTGAGGTTAATCATATTGTGGCAGTGTGCAACTGGATCAAGGATGTTTTGTTACTCAACGACGTTCCCTTGTCCAAAATTACCGTTATCCCCCAAGGGCTTTGTCATGACCTAACAAAAAAAGCTAACTATAGCCCTCAATGTTATACACCAACCTTAAAAATTGCTTTCTTGGGTCGGCTTAACCCCACTAAGGGTATCCATATTTTAATCGCAGCTTTGCGAGCAGTCCCTGATTTACCAATCAGTTTAGACATTTATGGCGTTTCCCAGGGAATAGCCAGTGATACCTACCAACAGGAATTGCAGGCTCTAGCAGCCAACGACCCACGCATCCGTTTTAAACCTCCAGTTCCTGCTGAACAAGTGACAGTAACACTGGTAGACTATGACCTGTTGGCGGTTCCATCCCAGTGGTTAGAAACTGGACCAATGGTGGTTCTTGAAGCCTTTGCAGCTAGAGTTCCAGTCATAGGTTCTAATCTAGGCGGTATCGCCGAGCTAGTTCAGTCCGAAGTCAACGGCATATTGGTAGAACCTAGTTCTGTTACTGCCTGGAGCCAAGCTCTACAGCGACTATGCCAGGATAGAGATCTGCTGATGCGCCTCGGATCTGGCATCCAGCCTCCCCAAAGAATGGAGACAGTAGCAACCCAAATGCTATCAATCTATCGTGCGGCATTACAAAATCAGACGACTTCGACATAGTCGGGAAAATTCCGAGTTTTATTTTTCAATGGTCAATCATTGACGTAAGTGAAACTATATGGTATGTTTTCAACGACAAAAAGTTTGGTTAAGATGTTTAATAGATAAAATTTCCTTAAAAATGCTTACAGGACAAAAAATTCTCTACGTCCAATACACCAACCCTGGAGGTTATCCACCCTTAGAGCACAGTTCCCGCATTTTGGCACAAGAGGGTTGGGACGTAGTGTTTCTAGGTACTGGAGCTTATGGTGCATCCGATTTGTGTTTTCCACCTCATTCCAACATCAATGTACAACTGATGCCCTTTTGTCCTGCTGGTTGGCGGCAGAAGTTGCATTACTTGCAATTTTGTCTCTGGGTACTGATTTGGACATTACGCTGGCAACCTCGATGCATATATGCCTCAGATCTATTATCATGCCCGGTTGCTGTAGTGTTGAGTTTTCTGCCGAATGTGAGTGTTATATATCACGAACACGATTCACCTAACAATACATCTGAGAGCTTTTTTATTCGCTTCTGTTTGACAACTCGAAAATGGTTGGCTCTAAGAGCTAAAATATGCATCTTGCCGAATCAAAAACGGGTAGAGCAGTTTTCCTTAGATACAGGCACCCATCACCAGATTTTCTGCGTATGGAATTGTCCCACTCAAGTGGAGGCTACCACTAAGCCTCTGTCTCCTCAAAGAGACGGTTTACAGATTTTGTATCATGGCTCCATCGTGCCATCTCGACTACCTGCGGAGGTATTAAAAGCCCTGGTTATGTTTCCTACTATCAAATTGCGTGTCATTGGCTATGACACAGTGGGGTATCAGAGCTATACGCAACAATTGCGAGAGATTGCCGATCAACTAGGGGTTGCCAACCAGGTAGAATTTATTGCCGCCATGCCAAGATATGAACTTTTAAAATGGTGTCATGACTGTGATATTGGGCTAGCATTCATGCCTCTAAATGGTGACGATATCAACCAGCAATCTATGGTTGGTGCTTCCAACAAACCTTTTGACTACCTCGCCTGTGGGCTGCCACTCTTGGTTTCCAATCTGCCCGACTGGAAACAAATGTATGTGGAGCCTGGTTACGGTTTAGCTTGTGATCCAGATGATACAGAAAGTATAGCTGCTTCCTTAAAATGGTATTTAGATCATCCAGTTAAAATGCGAGAAATGGGTGATATTGGCAGACAGCGTATCCTGGATGAGTGGAATTATGAGATGCAGTTTGCACCAGTTATAGAGTTCATAAAAACTTTGGTTTAGATAATTTTTTTTGCATAAAAGATGACTAAAACTATGTTTCCATTAATGAATACTTTGTATAATTTTATACTTACAACTTTAAAGAATCCAAATCAAGTAATACCTAAGCTTAAAGGAAAATACAACCGCTTTGTAATGCAAGTAAATGAAAGCAGTATCATAGGCGATACTAATGACGTATTTACAGCTTCAAATCTTCCCTCCGAACTCATAGATAAGGCAATAGAGATATTTAATCCAACCTCAGTTCTTGATCTAGGTTGTGGCACTGGTCAAGCAGTCAGTTATTTTATCGAAAAAGGTGTTCCAACAGTTCTAGGGGTTGAAGGCTCGGCAGTTGTAATTGCACAGGCAAAATGTTCAAAGTTTATAACTCAATTTGATCTGAACAAAGAACTAAATCTGAATCGTAAATTTGACATGATTTTCTCTTATGAATTTGTAGAACATATTCATTCCAAACACGTTGATATTTTGCTAAAAAATTTTTCAAATCACTCAAATTTAATTGTATTGAGTGCTGCTAGACCAGGTCAAGGCGGGCTTGGGCATTTTAACGAGCAGTATTCAGAGTATTGGATAGAAAAATTCGAGAATGAGGGATACAACTATGATGTTGAATTGACACAAATACTCAAGGCAGCAGAAAAAATGTACCCAGAAAACATTTTAGTATTTAAGCGCTTCTAATCTAATAAGCAATGAAGGGTAAAATTTGTGCAGAATATTGCTCTGGTTATTCCTACTTATAATAGTGTAAAAACCATAGAAGAAACCCTAGATTCTGTTCTTCAGACACAAGGTCAATTTCTAGGCAAAATTTCTGCTGTATATATCGCTGATGACTGCTCTAACGATGGGACTATTACCTTAGTAAAAACAAAATGCAACGCTTCAATACCAATGTATATATTGCAGGGAGAACAAAACCTAGGTGAAAGAAAAAATGTCAATAATGTAATAAACTTAATTAAAGGAACTACAGATTGGTTTCTGATTTTACATTCTGATGATATTGCCAAGCCAAATTGGCTAGAAATGATGATATCAAGGATAGAAGCTTGTTCAGAAAATGTAGGAAGTATTTGCTCAAGTTGGGACAATTTAATGCTTGACGGTTCTATAAACCCGGGAGAAGACGACGCTAGTAAACAAGTTGGAGTCATTGAGGGTAATGATGAAGCTGTCAGAGGTACTTTATTGAAAGGGTGCTGGTGGCATATATCGGGCTGTGCCATTCGAGTTAAAGCTTTTGAGGATTGTGGAGTCTTTAATCCAAAACTCCCACAGTTAGGTGATTGGGAGTGGTTATTACGCTGTCTCCATAGTGGATGGTCTGTAGAATACATTCCGAGAACATTAATTTTGTATAGACAAAATCCTACAAGTGTTTCCTCTAAATCATTTCAGACCCATCGGGATATTAGGGAATTCATGGAAATTTTGCCTAACTATATTAATTTATTAGAATCAACAGAGCTACTTCATCTCTATATGAAGCAAATTAAATTTATGTCTAGGAGATTAATAAAATCTTTAATAACGCTAAATACAAAAAGATTTTTGCTATCTTTCCAAGTCTTATTTATGTTGTTAAACAGTCTGAGGAAATCTCAACAAAGCTTAAAGTCGTGAGACTCTTGAAAGTTAAATAAAATTTAACTTGATATTTATTTATAGATTCCGCTATTTTAGGCTTAAGATATTATGTATTTACATTTAGCTTATGTAAAAAATATATCTAGTAGTATCCTCTGGCAGGATAATTATCTCTCTAATATCAAGGAATATCATTTGTTAATTTGTAATAAACTTATTTATATTAAATATTTATCCACACCTTCTATCTATGTGATATCGTCTATAAGACTTAATAATTAAATTTTAATATAATTTATAATTAATGTTCCTAAGATTAATAAAATAAGTTTATTAATAGTTGGTTGAGCTAATCTAAATAAAAATATAATTTTAAAGCTAATGCTGGCAGTTATAGAAACACATCCAATTCAGTATCGTGCCCCTGTATATCGAACCCTAAGCAACCAGTTTGGTATCCCAATAATAGTAATTTATGGTTCAGACTTTAGTATTATAGGGTACGAAGATAAAGAATTCGGGACAAAATTTGCTTGGGATATTGATTTGATATCGGGATATGCATCACAATTTCTTTCTCAAGTAAAAACGGGTGGGGCGCAGTCTTTTGAAACAGTCTCTTCTCAAGGATTGACAGCCGTCTTACAAAAAATACAACCAAAAGCATTGCTGATTACAGGCTACAACCATAGTCTCTACCAGGCAGCTTTCTATCATGCATTGATAGGCAAGTATCCTATTCTGTTTCGTGGAGAAACAACTGATCATGCTCAACAAAGAAGTCCATTCAAAGCGGCGCTACGGAATTCATTTCTACACTGGATTTACCGTAGATGTTCTAAATTACTCTACATTGGTCAATACTCTAAAGCTCATTTCCAACGATTAGGCTGTTCAGATAAAAAACTAATTTTTTCACCTTATTGTATCAGTACTAGTCCCTTTCAATGCAATGAACTTGATCGAGGTCAATTCCGTCAGTTCACTCGCCAAAGTTTAGGTATTACAGATACACAAATTGTGCTACTTTTTAGTGGAAAACTAAGTACCAGAAAAAGACCAGATTTGTTGCTGCAAGCAGTTAAGCTATTATCTCCAGAAATTCGCAGTCAAGTTGTGGTTCTCTTTCTCGGTGATGGAGAGTTGAAAACGGTCTTAAAAGATTTGGCGTATAGCTCACCGGCAATAACGGCTCATTTTCTGGGCTTTCAGAACCAGACTCAGCTAAGTCGCTACTACCACACAGCTGATTTCCTTGTATTACCAAGTCAAAATTCTGAAACTTGGGGTCTTGTTGTGAATGAGGCTTTACATCACGGATTACCTGCTATTGTTTCCCAAGCTGTTGGTTGTGCACCAGACTTGATTAATCCTGGTGTTACTGGAGATATTTTCGAGACAGGCTCCGCTCAAAGTCTGGCTCAAGCAATTGAGCGATGTCTGGGAAAAAGTAGATCCGCGTCTACGCTGTCACTTATTGGCAGACCAGACATTCAGAGAGAATGTCGCCAGAAGGTAAGTGCTTATTCTGTAGAAAAAGCTGCTGAGGGTATTGCAATAGCATATAAAGAAATAACAGCATGAGACTCCTAATAGCTGGCTTGTTAGATGGAACTCATATAGGTGGTGCCTTTTTTAAGGCTGCTCAGTGTCTTGATTTAAACCCTAAATTATTTGATATTAAATTAGCTTACGCAGGTCCAAAATGGCTACAGCGAATTAATTGGCATTTCCGAGGAAAATACCCATCACAACTACGAGGCTTGAGCCAGAAAATTGTATGGGAATGTGAAAATTCAAAACCTGAATTATTTATTTCTACTGGCATTGCGCCTATCAATCAACAAGCATTAGTTCAGATGGAAAGTATGGGCATCAAGAGAATCAACTTTCTCACTGATGATCCCTGGAATTCAGCCCACTATGCTCCTTGGTTTTTTGAAGCATTGCCTCACTACGACATTGTTTTTTCTCCTCGCCGTGCCAATATTGATGAACTTGTGCAGGCAGGTTGCCCCAATGTTCAGTATTTACCGTTTGGGTTTGATCATGAGTGCTTTTATCCTGAAGTGTTCATAAATCCAGAAGTACAACTTCAGTATGGTTGTGATGTAGTTTTTGCAGGTGGTGCTGATCGCGATCGAGTAGAGTATATTTCTGCACTAATTGAGTCAGGGATAGATGTAAACCTCTATGGAGGATATTGGGAACGTTACCTGGAAACAAGAGCTTATACTCATGGGATAGCTAACGTCGCAACATTGCGGCTTGCTTTAACAGGTGCAAAAATTGCTCTTTGCCTGGTTCGTAAGGCAAATCGAGACGGAAACTGTATGCGGACATTTGAGGTTCCGGCGGTAGGAGCCTGTATGCTCACTGAAGATACCCAGGAACATCGAGAAATCTTTGGTGACGAGGGAAAAGCAGTAGTTTATTTCAAAACTATTTCAGAAATGGTGGAGAAAGCGCAGTGGTTGCTTAATCACGAAGTTGAACGGCAACGCCTGGCTCTGAATGCCCATTTATTGATTTTTCATGGTAAACACACCTATAAAGATCGGCTAGAGATAATGCTTTCTCAGACAGCAAACCTGTTGTTTAAACAATGAAACTTAAGATTGCAATTGTAGTTCATGGCCGCTTTCATGCCTTTGACTTGGCACGGGAGCTAATTAACCAGGGGCATGATGTTACTTTGTTGACTAATTACCCAAAGAAATTCGTAGAAAAATTTGATATCCCCCAGGAATTTGTTAAAACATTTTTGTTACATGGAATTTTCACTCGTGTTATTCAGAAACTTCATGCAGTTTTAGGAATTTCTAATTTTGAATATATTGTTCATTCTGAATTTTCCAAGTGGGCTGCTCGGAATCTCATAAATGATAAATATGATGTTATCCACGTTTTTAGTGGAGTTGCTGAAGAGATTTTTCAGGCAATGTCAGATAAGCGTGGACTGAAATGTCTCGTGAGAGGTTCCGCCCATATTCGCACCCAATTTAAGATTCTGTCAGAGGAGGAGAAGCGGGCTGGTGTAACGGTTGATAAACCGAGTAAATGGATGATTTCTAGGGAAGAGCGAGAATATCAGCTTGCTGATTTAGTTATCGTACTCTCAAATTTTGCTAAACAATCTTTTATTGATCAAGATATTACTCCAGCGAAAATCAAGGTTTTACCCTTAGGCACTCAATTAGTAAAATTTCGGCCAATTCAGCAAGTTATTGCGGAGCGGTGTCACAGAATTATTTCTCAACTACCGCTTCATGTGTTGATGGTTGGTACCTTTTCATATCGAAAGGGTGCTATCGATTTTGTTAATATATCGGAATTAGGCTCTACAAATTTCCGATTTAAGTTTGTGGGTACTGTTACCAGTGAAGCCAGTCACCTTGCCAAAGCTAGTGAAAACATTGAGTTTATTCCTAAGCAAGAACAATTTGAATTACCCAAATTCTATGCTTGGGCAGATATATTTATTTTTACAACAATTGAAGATGGTTATGCAGTAGTTTTATCCCAAGCTCAAGCTAACGGTCTACCGATTATAACAACAACAAATTGCTCAGGTTCAGACATAGTTATTGAAGGAAAAACTGGCTGGGTGCTGCCAATTCGTAGCCCAGAAATATTTGTGGAACGCTTGAATTGGTGTCATGAAAATCGGCAAGAATTAGCACAAATGGTGCGGGAACTTTATCAAGAATTTCAACCTAGAGATTGGGCAGAGGTAGCTACTGATTTTGTTCACATTAGCACAGGTATCCTGAAGGAATAAGTTAGGCAACTATGCTTACAACAGAG includes the following:
- a CDS encoding glycosyltransferase family 2 protein, with translation MSCQNLSTLPPSPSGKIDWPWTAETQQLPEKMPDGSEWPKITIVTPNYNYGHFLEETIRSVLLQGYPNLEYIIIDGGSTDNSVEIIKKYEPWLTHWVSEKDKGQASAINKGIELATGKWFNWLNSDDILLQNSLKTLAEISKLVDNPQWISGMRIEINESGSFGEICAAWRYDPSVIGLGIVDFPQDATFVNLEFLKKMNIRLSENYQNVFDTVFHFQLMQYQKPLLTTAIFSAMRWHKMQKTANSANIHSESAVIHGYIEKLPLSHRFIHRLLRTRLSKFFSAILLLAVFYGALPFSRDWTAALFDRISGNFKLVPARSCLLFR
- a CDS encoding glycosyltransferase family 4 protein, translated to MLAVIETHPIQYRAPVYRTLSNQFGIPIIVIYGSDFSIIGYEDKEFGTKFAWDIDLISGYASQFLSQVKTGGAQSFETVSSQGLTAVLQKIQPKALLITGYNHSLYQAAFYHALIGKYPILFRGETTDHAQQRSPFKAALRNSFLHWIYRRCSKLLYIGQYSKAHFQRLGCSDKKLIFSPYCISTSPFQCNELDRGQFRQFTRQSLGITDTQIVLLFSGKLSTRKRPDLLLQAVKLLSPEIRSQVVVLFLGDGELKTVLKDLAYSSPAITAHFLGFQNQTQLSRYYHTADFLVLPSQNSETWGLVVNEALHHGLPAIVSQAVGCAPDLINPGVTGDIFETGSAQSLAQAIERCLGKSRSASTLSLIGRPDIQRECRQKVSAYSVEKAAEGIAIAYKEITA
- a CDS encoding glycosyltransferase family 2 protein, whose translation is MQNIALVIPTYNSVKTIEETLDSVLQTQGQFLGKISAVYIADDCSNDGTITLVKTKCNASIPMYILQGEQNLGERKNVNNVINLIKGTTDWFLILHSDDIAKPNWLEMMISRIEACSENVGSICSSWDNLMLDGSINPGEDDASKQVGVIEGNDEAVRGTLLKGCWWHISGCAIRVKAFEDCGVFNPKLPQLGDWEWLLRCLHSGWSVEYIPRTLILYRQNPTSVSSKSFQTHRDIREFMEILPNYINLLESTELLHLYMKQIKFMSRRLIKSLITLNTKRFLLSFQVLFMLLNSLRKSQQSLKS
- a CDS encoding glycosyltransferase family 2 protein — translated: MPLVSVIIPCYNAAKFLSATLESVFNQTLKNYEIILIDDGSTDNTATLIRSFGASIRAEFTSNQGASAARNRGTNLAQGQFIQYLDADDLLRVDALEKRVNALVKSGADVAYSDWQRLEEGEDDNFELGEVVARRIEDINPNPEIALFTDFWAPPAALLYHRRIVEAIGAWNESLPIIQDARFFLDAALVGGKFVYVPGVQADYRIQKTTNSLSRRNPASFVQDCFLNACQVEEIWKANGGITPERCVALEKVYGQLARFYFEHDRLRFYEVLSKIHKLNPNYLPSSPKSLRQLSKWLGYEQAEAIALAYRQTKKKLAR
- a CDS encoding glycosyltransferase family 4 protein, which encodes MKLKIAIVVHGRFHAFDLARELINQGHDVTLLTNYPKKFVEKFDIPQEFVKTFLLHGIFTRVIQKLHAVLGISNFEYIVHSEFSKWAARNLINDKYDVIHVFSGVAEEIFQAMSDKRGLKCLVRGSAHIRTQFKILSEEEKRAGVTVDKPSKWMISREEREYQLADLVIVLSNFAKQSFIDQDITPAKIKVLPLGTQLVKFRPIQQVIAERCHRIISQLPLHVLMVGTFSYRKGAIDFVNISELGSTNFRFKFVGTVTSEASHLAKASENIEFIPKQEQFELPKFYAWADIFIFTTIEDGYAVVLSQAQANGLPIITTTNCSGSDIVIEGKTGWVLPIRSPEIFVERLNWCHENRQELAQMVRELYQEFQPRDWAEVATDFVHISTGILKE
- a CDS encoding glycosyltransferase; amino-acid sequence: MKVIQVPFCFYPDPVGGTEVYVEALSRYLQQQGVEVLVAAPGFVSESYLHHQLRVHRFAVSPRVQNIREIYGEGDRLAASEFSRILEVEKPDLVHLHAFTSSVSLRLVQAAKQRQIPVVFTYHTPTVSCQRGTLMQWGTEICDGKVDLQKCSQCTLQGLGLNQTIAKAIGSFPPQIGYLLGSLNLQGGVWTALRMTELVNLRHANLNSLLSEVNHIVAVCNWIKDVLLLNDVPLSKITVIPQGLCHDLTKKANYSPQCYTPTLKIAFLGRLNPTKGIHILIAALRAVPDLPISLDIYGVSQGIASDTYQQELQALAANDPRIRFKPPVPAEQVTVTLVDYDLLAVPSQWLETGPMVVLEAFAARVPVIGSNLGGIAELVQSEVNGILVEPSSVTAWSQALQRLCQDRDLLMRLGSGIQPPQRMETVATQMLSIYRAALQNQTTST
- a CDS encoding glycosyltransferase, producing the protein MVCFQRQKVWLRCLIDKISLKMLTGQKILYVQYTNPGGYPPLEHSSRILAQEGWDVVFLGTGAYGASDLCFPPHSNINVQLMPFCPAGWRQKLHYLQFCLWVLIWTLRWQPRCIYASDLLSCPVAVVLSFLPNVSVIYHEHDSPNNTSESFFIRFCLTTRKWLALRAKICILPNQKRVEQFSLDTGTHHQIFCVWNCPTQVEATTKPLSPQRDGLQILYHGSIVPSRLPAEVLKALVMFPTIKLRVIGYDTVGYQSYTQQLREIADQLGVANQVEFIAAMPRYELLKWCHDCDIGLAFMPLNGDDINQQSMVGASNKPFDYLACGLPLLVSNLPDWKQMYVEPGYGLACDPDDTESIAASLKWYLDHPVKMREMGDIGRQRILDEWNYEMQFAPVIEFIKTLV
- a CDS encoding CgeB family protein; this encodes MRLLIAGLLDGTHIGGAFFKAAQCLDLNPKLFDIKLAYAGPKWLQRINWHFRGKYPSQLRGLSQKIVWECENSKPELFISTGIAPINQQALVQMESMGIKRINFLTDDPWNSAHYAPWFFEALPHYDIVFSPRRANIDELVQAGCPNVQYLPFGFDHECFYPEVFINPEVQLQYGCDVVFAGGADRDRVEYISALIESGIDVNLYGGYWERYLETRAYTHGIANVATLRLALTGAKIALCLVRKANRDGNCMRTFEVPAVGACMLTEDTQEHREIFGDEGKAVVYFKTISEMVEKAQWLLNHEVERQRLALNAHLLIFHGKHTYKDRLEIMLSQTANLLFKQ
- a CDS encoding class I SAM-dependent methyltransferase; translation: MTKTMFPLMNTLYNFILTTLKNPNQVIPKLKGKYNRFVMQVNESSIIGDTNDVFTASNLPSELIDKAIEIFNPTSVLDLGCGTGQAVSYFIEKGVPTVLGVEGSAVVIAQAKCSKFITQFDLNKELNLNRKFDMIFSYEFVEHIHSKHVDILLKNFSNHSNLIVLSAARPGQGGLGHFNEQYSEYWIEKFENEGYNYDVELTQILKAAEKMYPENILVFKRF